One region of Aminivibrio sp. genomic DNA includes:
- the gatB gene encoding Asp-tRNA(Asn)/Glu-tRNA(Gln) amidotransferase subunit GatB, protein MTFRYIPVIGLEIHVQLSTATKIFCPCSTDYIGAEPNTNVCPVCLGLPGSLPVLNKKAVELGVRAGLALSCTIKNHSVFHRKNYFYPDLPKAYQISQYDLPLAEGGEIFIPGDDGRPRRIRITRLHLEEDAGKLVHSAADGRLEGAAFSFVDYNRGGVPLAEIVSEPDITSPGEAREYVARIRQTMRYLGVSDGDMERGSLRVDANVSVKKTDEATGEVLCWGERTEIKNMNSLRAVERALQYEIRRQTAVLAEGGSLERETRHWNDGEGVTTSMRSKEAADDYRYFPDPDIPPIVVTEELLESTRNALPELPWTKEGRFAEKYGLPETDAAFMAESLPVALYFEECVKSGASPLRAANWIRTEVFRVMNEKGFSMDSFPVKPSALAELVSLVDGGKLSTTVAREVFARLAEGRSFKDALEAAGASPGGLSSEDVEKMVERVLRANGDVVEEIRSGRDPKGKKIKFLAGLVMREARGQADVAAISGILERRLKEDR, encoded by the coding sequence ATGACTTTCCGGTACATCCCCGTCATCGGCCTGGAAATCCACGTGCAGCTTTCCACGGCCACGAAAATCTTCTGCCCGTGCTCCACGGACTACATTGGGGCCGAGCCGAACACCAACGTCTGCCCCGTGTGTCTCGGCCTCCCCGGGAGCCTTCCCGTCCTGAACAAAAAGGCGGTGGAACTGGGTGTCCGGGCCGGGCTGGCCCTGTCCTGCACCATCAAGAACCACTCGGTCTTCCACCGGAAAAACTATTTCTACCCCGACCTGCCCAAGGCATACCAGATAAGCCAGTACGACCTTCCCCTCGCCGAGGGAGGAGAGATCTTCATTCCCGGCGACGACGGCCGGCCACGTCGGATCCGCATCACCAGGCTCCACCTCGAGGAGGATGCCGGAAAACTGGTTCACTCGGCCGCCGACGGGCGCCTGGAAGGGGCCGCCTTTTCCTTCGTGGACTACAACCGGGGCGGTGTCCCCCTGGCGGAGATCGTCTCCGAGCCCGACATCACCTCCCCCGGGGAGGCCCGGGAGTATGTCGCCCGCATTCGCCAAACGATGCGCTACCTCGGCGTCTCCGACGGCGACATGGAGCGGGGGTCTCTCCGGGTGGACGCCAACGTGTCGGTGAAGAAGACCGACGAAGCCACCGGGGAGGTGCTGTGCTGGGGCGAGCGGACGGAAATCAAGAACATGAACTCCCTGCGGGCCGTGGAGCGGGCGCTGCAGTATGAAATCCGCCGCCAGACGGCGGTCCTTGCCGAAGGAGGCAGCCTGGAGAGGGAGACCCGCCATTGGAACGACGGCGAGGGTGTCACCACCTCCATGAGAAGCAAGGAGGCCGCCGACGACTACCGTTACTTCCCGGACCCCGACATCCCTCCCATCGTGGTGACGGAAGAGCTTCTGGAAAGCACCCGAAACGCCCTGCCCGAACTGCCCTGGACCAAAGAGGGGCGGTTCGCGGAGAAGTACGGCCTTCCTGAGACCGATGCCGCCTTCATGGCGGAGAGCCTTCCCGTGGCCCTGTACTTCGAGGAATGCGTCAAAAGCGGCGCTTCTCCTTTACGGGCGGCCAACTGGATCCGCACCGAAGTCTTCCGGGTGATGAACGAGAAGGGTTTTTCCATGGACTCCTTCCCGGTGAAGCCCTCCGCTCTGGCGGAACTGGTCTCCCTTGTGGACGGCGGAAAGCTTTCCACCACGGTGGCCCGAGAGGTCTTCGCCCGCCTGGCGGAAGGGCGATCTTTCAAGGATGCCCTCGAGGCGGCCGGGGCTTCTCCCGGAGGTCTGTCCTCCGAAGACGTGGAAAAAATGGTGGAGCGGGTCCTTAGGGCCAACGGCGACGTGGTGGAAGAAATCCGCTCGGGCAGGGACCCCAAGGGAAAGAAGATCAAATTTCTCGCGGGCCTTGTCATGAGGGAGGCAAGGGGCCAGGCAGACGTCGCCGCCATCTCCGGTATCCTTGAACGCCGGCTGAAAGAGGACCGGTAG
- the gatA gene encoding Asp-tRNA(Asn)/Glu-tRNA(Gln) amidotransferase subunit GatA, with the protein MELFALSAAEMVRGIKAKDFSASEVFASCISRIEDLEPELSAMLALTADRGREEAARIDGMIARRMDPGPLAGVPVVLKDNMCLRGVPATCASRILEGWIPPYDARVAELLAGAGAVFAGKANMDEFAMGSSTEFSAFHPTSNPWDTGRVPGGSSGGSAAAVAAGYAPLALGSDTGGSIRQPASYCGIYGLKPTYGLVSRWGLVAFASSLDQIGPFARTVEDLALLLSVIAAPDARDGTCSRRERPDYTAHLAAVSLRGKRIAVVKELDAMQSSVDPEVRRVLENTLNLCREEGAEIVEVSLPVSLEFGLPCYYILAPAEAGSNLARFDGVRYGLSCREDTLLDLYLTTRGAGFGTEVKRRILTGTYVLSSGYYDAYYLTAQKVRSLMKAEFRKAFEECDLIALPTAPAPPFKKGELVDDPIRMYLADVFTLPVNLAELPALSLNGGFTGGEKPLPVGVQFIAPQWGEPELLNAAAVLERHLGKARMAPRSAATEGGNVR; encoded by the coding sequence ATGGAGCTCTTTGCCCTCTCCGCCGCGGAGATGGTCCGCGGCATAAAAGCTAAGGATTTCTCAGCGTCGGAGGTGTTCGCCTCCTGTATTTCCCGGATCGAAGACCTCGAACCGGAACTGTCCGCTATGCTGGCCCTCACCGCCGACAGGGGACGGGAAGAAGCTGCCCGGATCGACGGAATGATCGCCCGCCGTATGGACCCCGGTCCTCTCGCGGGCGTGCCCGTTGTCTTGAAGGACAACATGTGCCTCCGGGGAGTTCCGGCAACCTGCGCCAGCAGGATCCTCGAGGGGTGGATCCCTCCCTACGACGCGAGAGTCGCGGAACTGCTCGCCGGGGCCGGGGCCGTCTTCGCCGGAAAGGCCAACATGGACGAGTTCGCCATGGGAAGCTCCACGGAGTTCTCCGCCTTTCACCCGACGTCCAACCCCTGGGATACCGGCAGGGTGCCGGGAGGCAGCTCCGGGGGAAGCGCCGCGGCTGTGGCCGCCGGGTATGCCCCCCTGGCTCTCGGGAGCGACACGGGAGGGTCCATCCGCCAGCCGGCCTCCTACTGCGGGATTTACGGCCTCAAGCCCACCTACGGCCTCGTGAGCCGGTGGGGCCTCGTGGCCTTCGCCTCGTCCCTCGACCAGATCGGCCCCTTCGCCCGCACCGTGGAGGATCTCGCCCTCCTGCTTTCGGTCATCGCCGCTCCCGACGCCAGGGACGGAACGTGCAGCCGCAGGGAGCGCCCGGACTACACGGCGCATCTCGCTGCCGTCTCCCTCAGGGGAAAGAGAATAGCCGTGGTGAAGGAGCTTGACGCCATGCAGTCCTCCGTGGACCCGGAGGTACGCCGGGTCCTGGAAAATACCCTGAACCTCTGCCGGGAGGAGGGGGCGGAGATCGTGGAGGTCTCCCTTCCCGTCTCCCTCGAGTTCGGCCTGCCCTGCTACTACATCCTCGCCCCCGCCGAGGCCGGCTCGAACCTGGCCCGGTTCGACGGAGTCCGGTACGGTCTTTCCTGCAGGGAGGACACCCTGCTCGACCTCTACCTCACAACCCGGGGGGCCGGCTTCGGCACCGAGGTGAAGCGGAGGATCCTCACCGGGACCTACGTGCTCAGCTCGGGGTACTACGATGCCTACTACCTCACAGCCCAGAAGGTCCGCTCTCTCATGAAGGCCGAGTTCCGGAAGGCCTTCGAAGAGTGCGACCTCATCGCCCTGCCCACGGCCCCAGCGCCCCCCTTCAAAAAGGGCGAGCTGGTGGACGACCCCATCCGGATGTACCTGGCCGACGTGTTCACCCTTCCTGTGAACCTCGCCGAACTGCCGGCCCTGTCCCTCAACGGCGGATTCACCGGCGGAGAAAAACCCCTGCCCGTGGGCGTCCAGTTCATCGCGCCCCAGTGGGGCGAGCCCGAACTGCTGAACGCCGCGGCCGTCCTGGAGCGGCACCTCGGAAAGGCGCGCATGGCGCCCAGGAGTGCAGCGACGGAAGGAGGGAACGTCCGATGA
- the gatC gene encoding Asp-tRNA(Asn)/Glu-tRNA(Gln) amidotransferase subunit GatC, translating into MTISEKDVRHVADLARLRVEEKEIEPLVRHFEAILGHFATLSRAREEGRLNLDGVDPFLFSEREAPPLREDEPVRSTVRDDVLAAAPERKGSFFVVPRILEEE; encoded by the coding sequence ATGACGATCAGCGAAAAGGACGTTCGGCACGTGGCCGATCTCGCCAGGCTGCGCGTGGAGGAGAAAGAGATAGAACCTCTCGTGCGCCATTTTGAAGCCATCCTGGGCCATTTCGCCACCCTTTCCCGGGCCCGGGAAGAAGGGCGGCTGAATCTCGACGGGGTGGATCCCTTTCTCTTTTCCGAGAGGGAAGCCCCTCCTCTCCGGGAGGACGAGCCTGTCCGGTCCACCGTCCGGGATGACGTGCTGGCAGCCGCACCGGAGAGGAAGGGCAGCTTCTTCGTCGTTCCCCGGATCCTGGAGGAGGAATAG
- the ligA gene encoding NAD-dependent DNA ligase LigA: MPRDEERALEIPEEVRRRAAFLQRELARHGRLYYVEDAPEIPDDEYDALYRELVDLEATWPELASPDSPTKRVGAKASERFEKVTLSVPMLSLDNALNGEDLDGFLNRTAPWAAGGYVCEMKIDGLAVSLTYEDGAFVRGTTRGDGRVGEDITANLRTIRTLPLTLSDFPRGRVEVRGEVFLERKYFARLNEEREERGEPLFANPRNAAAGSLRQLDPAVTAGRRLSIYLYSVVFPEHLGLASQREILEWLSRVGFPVQKAWQFCPDGDAVKEFVAAWEKRRFSLPYATDGVVVKLDSLRAWSEMGSTSHAPRWAIAFKYPPEEKTTRLSDIIVSVGRTGVLTPVAVLEPVTLSGTVVRRASLHNEDELRRKDLRIGDMVRVRKAGEIIPEVLGAVKELRNGTEREFVMPEACPSCGSPVVRLKGEAALRCMNRASCPAQLKEGIRHFASRGGMDIRGLGDRLVEQLVDKGIVRTVSDLYRLSIDSVAGLDRMGPKSAENLLEAVRTSKERPFSRLLAALGIRFVGARGAEILAEAFRDVQTLSKAPEEALASVEGIGPVMAASIRSFFAREQNRKLLEELAELGLRGALPAPEEQPGEQGSRFLEGMRIVFTGELDSLTRSEAEALAKAAGAACSSSVSSRTSLVVAGKEAGSKLAKAAALGVPIVGEEEFLEMIRSGRTS; encoded by the coding sequence GTGCCCCGGGACGAGGAACGAGCGTTGGAGATACCTGAAGAGGTCCGGCGGCGGGCGGCTTTCCTGCAAAGGGAGCTCGCCCGCCACGGGCGCCTCTATTACGTGGAGGACGCTCCCGAAATTCCCGATGACGAATACGACGCCCTTTACCGGGAGCTTGTCGATCTCGAGGCCACATGGCCGGAGCTCGCCTCCCCCGATTCGCCCACGAAGCGGGTCGGCGCGAAGGCGAGTGAACGGTTCGAGAAAGTCACCCTCTCGGTCCCCATGCTTAGCCTGGACAACGCCCTGAACGGGGAGGATTTGGACGGCTTCCTGAACCGAACCGCCCCCTGGGCGGCGGGAGGGTATGTCTGCGAGATGAAGATCGACGGCCTCGCCGTTTCCCTCACCTATGAGGACGGCGCCTTCGTCAGGGGAACGACCCGGGGAGACGGGCGGGTGGGGGAGGATATCACCGCCAACCTCAGGACTATCCGCACCCTTCCCCTCACCCTTTCAGACTTTCCCCGGGGGCGGGTGGAGGTCCGGGGCGAAGTGTTTCTTGAGAGAAAATACTTCGCGCGCCTCAACGAAGAACGGGAAGAGCGGGGAGAGCCCCTCTTCGCCAACCCCAGGAACGCCGCCGCAGGAAGCCTCCGGCAGCTCGACCCGGCGGTCACCGCCGGAAGAAGGCTTTCCATCTACCTGTACTCGGTGGTCTTCCCCGAACATCTTGGTCTCGCCTCCCAGAGGGAGATCCTGGAATGGCTCTCCCGGGTCGGGTTTCCCGTCCAGAAAGCCTGGCAGTTCTGCCCCGACGGAGATGCAGTGAAGGAGTTCGTCGCCGCCTGGGAAAAGAGACGATTCTCCCTTCCCTATGCCACCGACGGGGTGGTGGTGAAGCTCGACTCCCTTCGCGCCTGGAGCGAAATGGGATCCACCTCCCACGCCCCCCGGTGGGCCATAGCCTTCAAGTATCCCCCGGAGGAAAAGACCACCCGCCTTTCCGATATCATCGTCTCCGTGGGTAGGACCGGGGTACTCACCCCCGTGGCCGTCCTCGAGCCGGTGACCCTTTCCGGGACGGTGGTCCGGCGGGCGAGCCTCCACAACGAGGACGAACTCCGCCGAAAAGACCTCCGGATCGGGGATATGGTCCGGGTCCGGAAGGCGGGGGAGATCATCCCGGAGGTGCTCGGGGCCGTGAAGGAGCTCAGGAACGGAACCGAGCGGGAGTTTGTCATGCCTGAAGCCTGCCCGTCCTGCGGATCCCCGGTGGTGCGTCTCAAAGGCGAGGCTGCCCTCCGGTGTATGAACAGGGCTTCCTGTCCCGCCCAGCTCAAGGAGGGCATCCGCCATTTCGCCTCCCGGGGCGGCATGGACATCCGCGGCCTGGGCGACAGGCTGGTTGAGCAGCTCGTGGACAAGGGGATTGTCCGCACGGTGTCCGATCTGTACCGTCTTTCGATCGACTCGGTGGCCGGCCTGGACCGGATGGGGCCGAAGTCGGCGGAAAACCTGCTGGAAGCCGTCAGGACTTCGAAGGAACGGCCCTTCTCCCGCCTCCTCGCCGCCCTCGGCATTCGGTTCGTGGGGGCCCGGGGGGCGGAGATCCTGGCAGAGGCCTTCCGGGATGTGCAGACCCTCAGCAAGGCTCCGGAAGAAGCCCTGGCATCGGTGGAGGGCATCGGACCCGTCATGGCGGCGTCCATCCGGTCCTTTTTCGCCAGGGAACAGAACAGGAAACTGCTGGAGGAACTGGCGGAGCTCGGCCTCAGGGGCGCCCTTCCAGCCCCGGAAGAACAGCCCGGTGAGCAGGGATCCCGGTTCCTCGAGGGCATGCGCATCGTTTTCACCGGGGAGCTGGATTCCCTGACCCGGAGCGAAGCCGAGGCCCTCGCGAAGGCAGCAGGCGCGGCGTGTTCCTCCAGCGTGAGCAGCAGAACCTCCCTGGTGGTGGCCGGCAAAGAAGCGGGGAGCAAGCTCGCGAAGGCCGCCGCCCTCGGAGTGCCCATCGTGGGAGAAGAAGAATTTCTCGAAATGATCCGCAGCGGAAGGACTTCCTGA
- the lysS gene encoding lysine--tRNA ligase → MDVQYEKDAPNRIPQGNDGEDEIVRQRKDKLERLIAEEGYNPYLVEKWDRKHSLAYVRENFSHLAEDEIDESVTIVTAGRVMALRKHGKAAFANLADETDSLQLYFQFNAMGEEKYTFAKKWVDSGDWVGIIGHPFRTQRGELTIHVRECVLLCKALRPLPEKWHGLKDTEVRYRRRYTDLIANPEVRETFRKRSKIISSIRKTLEDHGTIEVETPILSVLAGGANARPFKTFHNALGMEMYLRIATELYLKRLVVGMFGRVYEMGKNFRNEGLDTMHNPEFTAMEVYWAYADYHDMMDLTEEIIRNAADVVCGPGNPRKVRFQDVDLDFDRPFKRGSMLDLVAEYTGIDFRGIAEDDEARRIAKDRGVEIKGTESRFTVLNLMFETFVEEKLIQPTFVTGHPTEISPLAKRDPENPDYTRRFELFICGKEVANAFSELNDPLDQRGRFEDQLKKKEAGDDEAHDFDEDFINAIETGLPPTGGLGIGVDRLVMFLTDSRSIRDVILFPTMKPLPSRTREDGGEAAGE, encoded by the coding sequence GTGGATGTACAATATGAAAAGGACGCCCCGAACCGTATCCCCCAGGGGAACGACGGAGAGGACGAGATTGTTCGTCAGCGGAAGGACAAACTTGAGCGGCTGATTGCCGAGGAGGGCTACAACCCCTACCTCGTGGAGAAGTGGGACCGGAAGCACTCCCTCGCCTACGTGCGGGAGAACTTCAGCCACCTGGCCGAGGACGAGATTGACGAGTCGGTGACCATCGTCACCGCCGGCAGGGTGATGGCCCTCCGCAAGCACGGGAAGGCCGCTTTCGCCAACCTGGCCGACGAGACGGACAGCCTGCAGCTTTATTTCCAGTTCAACGCCATGGGCGAGGAGAAGTACACCTTCGCGAAAAAATGGGTCGACTCGGGCGACTGGGTCGGCATCATCGGCCACCCCTTCCGTACCCAGCGGGGGGAACTCACCATCCACGTCCGGGAGTGCGTGCTCCTCTGCAAGGCCCTCCGTCCTCTGCCAGAGAAGTGGCACGGCCTGAAGGATACTGAAGTACGGTACCGCCGACGGTACACCGACCTCATAGCCAACCCCGAGGTGCGTGAGACCTTCCGGAAACGGTCGAAGATCATCTCCTCCATTCGGAAAACCCTGGAGGACCATGGTACCATCGAGGTGGAGACCCCGATTTTGTCGGTCCTTGCCGGAGGCGCCAACGCCCGCCCCTTCAAGACCTTCCACAACGCCCTCGGCATGGAGATGTACCTCCGCATCGCCACGGAGCTCTACCTGAAGCGTCTCGTGGTGGGCATGTTCGGCCGGGTCTACGAGATGGGAAAGAACTTCCGCAACGAGGGGCTCGACACCATGCACAACCCGGAGTTCACAGCCATGGAGGTCTACTGGGCCTATGCGGATTACCACGACATGATGGACCTCACCGAGGAGATCATCCGGAACGCCGCCGACGTGGTCTGCGGGCCCGGCAATCCTAGGAAGGTCCGTTTCCAGGACGTGGATCTCGACTTCGACAGGCCCTTCAAGCGGGGGAGCATGCTCGACCTGGTGGCGGAATACACGGGCATCGATTTCCGCGGCATAGCCGAAGACGACGAGGCCCGGAGGATAGCCAAGGACCGGGGCGTGGAGATCAAGGGAACCGAGAGCCGGTTCACGGTCCTCAATCTCATGTTCGAGACCTTTGTGGAAGAGAAGCTGATCCAGCCCACCTTCGTCACCGGCCATCCCACCGAGATCTCCCCTCTCGCCAAGAGAGACCCGGAGAACCCGGACTACACCCGCAGGTTCGAGCTCTTTATCTGCGGCAAGGAAGTGGCCAACGCTTTCAGCGAGCTGAACGATCCGCTGGACCAGCGGGGCCGGTTCGAGGACCAGCTCAAAAAGAAGGAGGCCGGCGATGACGAGGCTCATGATTTCGATGAGGACTTCATAAACGCCATCGAGACGGGCCTTCCCCCCACGGGAGGACTGGGCATCGGCGTGGACCGGCTTGTCATGTTCCTCACCGACTCCAGGTCCATCCGGGATGTCATTCTTTTCCCGACCATGAAGCCCCTGCCTTCCCGCACCAGGGAGGACGGCGGTGAGGCCGCAGGGGAGTAG
- a CDS encoding tRNA-dihydrouridine synthase family protein, producing the protein MSAFPPVFSVVAPHRTEAGGLALESPLLLAPLAGVTIPPLRLFYSLLGAAAVHTEMISCAGLRRANRKTAAMLDILPGEAPVIVQLFAGDTETMLRGAETALEGTSFRAVGINMACPMPKVLKKGAGARLLENPGTAFSMVSSLSGLGLPVWPKIRKCPPGYPLTTEEFCRGLLDAGASLVCLHGRTPAQRYSGEADREIVGAMAAKFPEKICASGDVYTPEQAADYLRRGCRTVLMARGALADPFLFARTLAFLGYDVHNSYRNPSPDFQMSLLLHFGDSVCGYCGPRMAVLFVKRLLSGMFRGVRGIGGLRRAAARVLCWTELRGILERCDAYFERREECSGCTI; encoded by the coding sequence GTGAGCGCCTTTCCTCCGGTCTTTTCCGTGGTCGCACCGCACCGCACAGAAGCGGGTGGGCTGGCTCTCGAATCCCCCCTCCTGCTGGCCCCCCTCGCCGGGGTGACCATTCCCCCCCTGCGGCTCTTCTATTCGCTCCTCGGTGCCGCGGCTGTCCACACGGAGATGATCAGCTGCGCTGGGCTCCGGCGGGCCAACAGGAAAACGGCGGCCATGCTCGACATCCTGCCCGGTGAAGCGCCGGTCATTGTCCAGCTCTTCGCGGGCGACACGGAGACCATGCTGCGGGGCGCCGAGACCGCCCTGGAGGGGACGTCCTTCCGGGCGGTAGGGATCAACATGGCCTGTCCCATGCCCAAGGTACTCAAAAAGGGAGCGGGGGCCCGGCTCCTCGAAAACCCGGGCACGGCATTTTCGATGGTTTCCTCTCTGTCGGGCCTGGGACTGCCCGTATGGCCGAAGATCCGAAAATGCCCTCCCGGTTACCCCCTGACGACGGAGGAGTTCTGTCGGGGGCTTCTGGATGCCGGTGCCTCCCTGGTCTGCCTTCATGGCCGCACTCCCGCCCAGCGGTATTCAGGAGAGGCTGACCGGGAGATCGTGGGGGCCATGGCGGCGAAATTCCCGGAAAAAATTTGCGCCAGCGGTGACGTCTACACCCCGGAGCAGGCGGCGGACTATCTCCGGCGGGGGTGCCGGACTGTCCTGATGGCGAGGGGCGCCTTGGCTGACCCCTTCCTCTTTGCCCGCACTCTGGCGTTTCTCGGGTATGACGTGCATAATAGTTACAGAAATCCGTCCCCGGATTTCCAGATGTCTCTGTTGCTGCACTTCGGCGACTCGGTGTGCGGCTATTGCGGCCCACGGATGGCGGTGCTTTTCGTAAAGCGCCTTCTTTCCGGCATGTTCAGGGGCGTCCGGGGTATAGGCGGGCTCCGCAGGGCGGCGGCCCGCGTACTTTGCTGGACGGAACTCCGGGGGATACTTGAACGTTGTGACGCGTACTTCGAAAGGAGAGAAGAATGCAGTGGATGTACAATATGA
- a CDS encoding type III pantothenate kinase, with the protein MLLVLDVGNTTTVIGIYDGETLVKHWRLMSERRTSDELGIFLLNLLDICGIPRASIDGAIYSSVVPSLDMALSEGLREYLAVEPVKVTSALDLGIDIAYSPKHEVGADRLVNSVAGKAKYGAPLIVVDFGTAITLDILNYEGAYLGGTISPGLVTGMESLFGRTAKLPQVSLEPPKTVIGNNTIGSIQAGILFGNAGLVDFLVRKTWDELGGRTPVAATGGHAAVIGAISETITTVDPWLTLEGLRLIHERNRPL; encoded by the coding sequence ATGCTGCTGGTCCTTGACGTCGGAAACACCACCACGGTCATCGGCATCTACGACGGTGAGACCCTGGTGAAGCACTGGAGACTCATGTCGGAGAGGCGCACCTCCGACGAGCTGGGCATATTCCTGCTGAACCTGCTGGACATCTGCGGCATCCCCCGGGCGTCCATCGACGGGGCCATCTACTCGAGCGTCGTACCCTCCCTCGACATGGCTCTCTCCGAGGGCCTGAGGGAATACCTCGCGGTGGAACCAGTGAAGGTGACGTCCGCCCTGGACCTTGGCATCGACATCGCCTATTCGCCCAAGCATGAAGTGGGGGCCGACCGGCTTGTGAACTCCGTGGCGGGGAAGGCCAAGTACGGCGCGCCCCTCATCGTGGTGGACTTCGGCACGGCCATCACCCTCGACATCCTGAACTACGAGGGGGCCTACCTTGGGGGGACCATCTCCCCCGGCCTGGTGACGGGCATGGAATCTCTCTTCGGGCGCACGGCGAAGCTGCCCCAGGTCTCCCTGGAACCCCCGAAGACCGTCATCGGGAACAATACCATCGGCTCCATCCAGGCGGGAATTCTCTTCGGCAACGCGGGGCTCGTGGATTTTCTCGTCCGGAAGACCTGGGACGAACTGGGCGGCAGAACGCCCGTGGCGGCCACGGGAGGCCACGCGGCGGTTATCGGCGCCATCTCGGAAACCATCACCACAGTGGACCCGTGGCTCACCCTGGAAGGGCTCCGGCTCATCCACGAGCGGAACCGCCCGCTGTGA
- a CDS encoding ComEC/Rec2 family competence protein, giving the protein MIPLPGYDEGIARAPLLFLLGAVFTALVLGDRGMPPSAAGAAASLVCLGLLLLLSGRRPARFLSYCLALALLAFLCSFLSTWRVQNFSPLRGRVLDGGVVILERPWGSSRVVVVDGATGRYLLRLRPDRSVMEGETLTFAGEAVPFRIRENSSFREDLYWRARGVSAEVFPDELLPRRERRFGLPALRTALRRNILLNLPPATRGYLLAAFLGVRDPSLADGHRTWGTAHLLAVSGFHVGLAAAAVWKILSLGILRRRLSFRGRILATSGLLWGYALLAGGAPSALRAALMVQSVLLGYALGRKGSPLNAVSLAGLLLLLWRPEWYADLGWRLSVTAALLLSALAERGTGWRAALAASPLVWLATYPQTAAVFGAVPLSGILVNMAALPVFAFLYPFAAVLSIPALAGIPGGYYIAAAAEGLFLLWQWAADTLTSFIPWSASWSPAFAVAGSAAFIVSLAFGLFRPGLRTFGGALLALLAGMIFF; this is encoded by the coding sequence ATGATCCCCCTTCCGGGATATGACGAAGGCATCGCCCGGGCCCCTCTTCTCTTCCTCCTCGGAGCGGTCTTTACGGCCCTCGTCCTCGGCGATAGGGGAATGCCCCCTTCTGCGGCCGGAGCCGCCGCATCACTTGTATGCCTCGGGCTCCTTCTCCTTCTTTCCGGCCGCCGTCCCGCCCGGTTTCTTTCTTACTGCCTCGCTCTGGCCCTTCTGGCCTTCCTGTGTTCCTTCCTCTCAACCTGGAGGGTGCAGAACTTTTCCCCGCTCCGGGGACGGGTTCTCGACGGCGGCGTGGTGATCCTCGAACGCCCGTGGGGTTCCTCAAGGGTCGTGGTGGTGGACGGCGCGACGGGACGGTACCTTCTCAGGCTCCGGCCGGACCGGTCCGTCATGGAAGGGGAGACCCTCACATTCGCCGGCGAGGCAGTACCTTTCAGGATCAGGGAAAATTCATCCTTCAGGGAAGACCTGTACTGGCGGGCCAGGGGCGTGTCCGCCGAGGTTTTCCCCGACGAACTGCTGCCCCGGCGGGAGAGGCGTTTCGGCCTGCCCGCCCTCAGAACGGCCCTTCGCAGGAACATACTCCTCAACCTTCCTCCGGCCACCAGGGGCTATCTTCTCGCCGCCTTTCTCGGCGTTCGGGACCCCTCCCTCGCAGACGGCCACAGGACCTGGGGAACCGCCCACCTTCTCGCCGTCTCCGGCTTCCACGTGGGCCTCGCCGCTGCGGCTGTCTGGAAGATTCTCTCCCTCGGCATTCTTCGCCGGAGGCTGTCCTTCCGCGGACGGATTCTCGCGACAAGCGGCCTTCTCTGGGGCTACGCCCTTCTGGCGGGGGGAGCGCCAAGCGCCCTCCGGGCCGCCCTGATGGTGCAGTCCGTACTCCTCGGCTATGCCCTTGGACGGAAGGGGAGCCCCCTCAACGCCGTATCCCTGGCGGGGCTTCTTCTCCTTCTCTGGAGGCCCGAGTGGTACGCCGACCTCGGATGGAGGCTGTCCGTTACGGCAGCCCTTCTGCTGTCCGCTCTTGCCGAACGGGGAACGGGCTGGAGGGCAGCCCTTGCCGCAAGCCCTCTGGTCTGGCTCGCCACCTACCCCCAGACAGCCGCCGTCTTCGGCGCTGTCCCACTGTCCGGCATCCTGGTCAACATGGCGGCCCTCCCGGTCTTTGCCTTTCTCTACCCCTTCGCCGCCGTGCTCTCAATACCTGCCCTTGCGGGGATACCCGGGGGGTATTATATCGCCGCCGCCGCCGAGGGGCTCTTTCTCCTCTGGCAGTGGGCGGCGGATACTCTCACGTCATTCATACCGTGGTCTGCCTCCTGGTCGCCGGCGTTCGCCGTTGCGGGCAGCGCCGCCTTTATCGTCTCCCTCGCCTTCGGCCTCTTCAGGCCGGGGCTCCGAACCTTCGGGGGAGCCCTGCTTGCGCTCCTCGCCGGGATGATCTTTTTCTGA